Proteins encoded together in one Venturia canescens isolate UGA chromosome 10, ASM1945775v1, whole genome shotgun sequence window:
- the peb gene encoding uncharacterized protein peb isoform X1 → MDYSTKVKTTTTAATAAAAAGATESEQSDNKIDHRYGSDTHTDAASSPLTSEQQEGGTTYACPACPAVLTTSRDLTNHLRGHNSPRSTDYSGEEDYSCGVCHKVLSSASSLDRHVLVHSGERPFKCKYCDMAFTTNGNMNRHLRTAHGSSPRETTNGYTDSEGSSDSEKSGVKRRRRHVVEQEYNNNEIGKRSSPNLLNQLESPTRFTAKRKRSEMIEEAENPSRKHKIMLGNCRSEIQNGESKSESRAVMHNCPVCGRLDFPTSALLESHLERHHPDFPAKCDPCNLSFKNHRVLNLHKYMKHIENENSSAGNNGRNLRNSVVGFHDLTFVDFSSDKFPAIARAVCEQSLHRPASGEIARFQCDKCLRAFPCRSALDAHEMDCGTAVQAPICCLEDRSSRRDDFFAGLDLQNRAALNEAKEGKDLADIQSIISITCGPILRSFPRSDTSTPEHHHQAKPNPSIAGSSGSSGTPSSSDYHQEEEAQDAFAAEFRRMKLKGEFPCRLCDAVFPNLRALKGHNRSHMGVGPGMPYPCNMCPYTSNDKGTLVRHLRSHNGDRPFECSLCNFAFTTKANCERHVRNRHGKVSREEIKSVIIYHPSEDSTNDSGSLDRSESRREDARKSLVYPPSVTDLKDETSQRRKDFYLGLQFGNKQNSSFISENASQISIVQSLHYDNSEMFARARGFSQDNNPRNIDEDPDEDDYDEYDYEENENDSAAKSENSVKLDSNVNSGSSEDDGTVSLVNDTKTAAAAATAAAAAAAHQRVLQTSPIDLKKSSSARSSNAAVAGDGEQVRESSSFATGEDAPLDLSMDVLDLSKKSNGNRAFSPSSPSTATTMPKNEAEFGRNQKEFYDATNQFLLTQALLKAGQAGNPATSLEALYANAHMIYRNFGGFTAAGVGAGILPPYLFNPHMFGQDFAIKDRLQKELVRGLQLTSGGNLVEPPIGNTAFAGAYPPGRDGTTSRPELPNDYGKMSASKLSPKVATSAPVREAKIESHPQSSNSVKMVIKNGVLMPKQKQRRYRTERPFTCEHCSARFTLRSNMERHIKQQHPQHWSQRPRGGHSTRGRPPANPPSLLSSSSNHSINNSLSQQGCNILPKIGASGGLNYEKHSISDQVKYAILAQQLKGSSKTEENDTEEELVIDEGAQENRDSGEAEAQPQATSLLRGKLEGTSGPYKDNPRSQLQRKSSEVGKRKALNEEEEEEEAEEEEEEEQQQQHPEPMELEDCCRMEIKTEPKDGEERGETERKEETRAPNQCDAPESAVKVEQQSSSRDSLKNERNEDLASVSELLDNASQQYQQFQPQYMSDEEGLVASTSDCNNSGSDEKSDSVNSANSNNSQSSKRKKKKKKKMKKKSAYSMAPNRVICPYCERPFPWTSSLRRHILTHTGQKPYQCMHCSLLFTTKSNCDRHLLRKHKNTANKIRRMRNSSSPETLEQPSNNNTTNSNNNNITNTINNNNNNNNNNNSSSSAFAMRNVPERPYKCNLCPSSTFSTLGNLKKHKSSKHSRNTEPKSRAESPVTSEPRHSPITASCIKQNDNSGYESQSSTNSENTDRIEGMESLENPRSTGPANPEEPEAPETQLATPETTNESPEIPNEDNLESNNGQEAPEQLSNPSENQIAKNSENNLAANETAKSRRLSPRSSPGPTDAPFKCHLCDSGFSDRQDCLEHIRINHTRSYEVLVAKGALDMDIETPEEQQQMPQPPPNSTTQHTSDGEEKRGRFPDYSNRKVVCAFCMRRFWSAEDLRRHMRTHTGERPFSCDICCRRFTLKHSMLRHRKKHESVDSMMYVGTSGDEESAPSQPPTITPRTQQQQQQQSMNTTVCDSRIQERMSLPTVATVATGDAAPSGLMRFNPYEKLTTLTGKMANAQQAFSECPTDTENDLISNLLGIRDKSIIDKVLQASADDAAKLLGVNRHHD, encoded by the exons ACGTCGGAGCAACAGGAGGGAGGAACAACGTACGCTTGCCCGGCGTGCCCGGCAGTGCTGACAACGTCGCGAGACTTGACGAACCATTTGCGAGGGCACAATTCACCGCGGAGCACAGATTACAGTGGCGAGGAGGATTATTCGTGCGGGGTTTGTCACAAGGTGCTGAGCTCGGCGAGCTCGTTGGACCGGCACGTGCTGGTGCATTCGGGAGAGCGTCCGTTCAAGTGCAAATATTGCGACATGGCGTTCACGACGAACGGTAACATGAACAGGCACTTGAGAACGGCGCACGGTTCGTCACCGAGAGAGACGACGAACGGATACACGGACTCGGAGGGGAGCAGCGACTCGGAAAAGTCGGGAGTAAAGCGCCGACGACGTCACGTCGTCGAGCAGGAATACAACAACAACGAAATCGGTAAGAGAAGCTCCCCTAATTTGTTGAATCAGTTGGAATCCCCGACGCGATTCACGGCCAAGAGAAAGCGCTCGGAGATGATCGAGGAGGCTGAAAATCCTTCGAGAAAGCATAAAATAATGTTGGGCAATTGCCGAAGCGAGATACAAAACGGGGAGAGCAAGAGCGAGTCCCGGGCGGTGATGCACAACTGTCCGGTCTGCGGGAGACTCGATTTCCCGACGAGCGCCCTCTTGGAATCGCATTTGGAACGTCACCATCCGGACTTCCCGGCGAAATGCGATCCCTGCAATCTCTCGTTCAAAAATCACCGAGTTCTCAACCTCCACAAGTACATGAAACACATAGAGAACGAGAACTCGTCGGCGGGTAACAACGGCAGAAATTTGAGAAACTCGGTCGTCGGTTTCCACGATTTGACTTTCGTGGACTTTTCGTCAGATAAATTTCCGGCGATTGCGCGAGCCGTCTGCGAGCAATCGTTGCACCGACCAGCCTCCGGCGAGATCGCGAGATTTCAGTGCGACAAATGCCTCAGAGCGTTTCCCTGTCGCTCGGCACTGGACGCCCACGAAATGGACTGCGGCACGGCGGTCCAAGCGCCGATTTGCTGTTTGGAGGATCGCTCATCGAGGAGGGACGACTTCTTCGCTGGTTTGGACCTCCAGAACAGAGCTGCCCTCAACGAGGCGAAGGAGGGTAAAGATTTGGCTGATATTCAAAGTATTATTTCGATCACTTGCGGTCCAATATTACGAAGCTTTCCTCGTTCAGATACGAGCACTCCGGAACACCATCACCAGGCAAAACCGAACCCGAGCATCGCCGGCTCCTCCGGATCTTCCGGGACACCGTCTTCCTCGGATTACCACCAAGAAGAGGAGGCCCAGGACGCCTTCGCCGCGGAGTTTCGCCGTATGAAGCTCAAAGGAGAATTTCCTTGTCGCTTGTGCGACGCGGTATTTCCAAACTTGCGGGCGCTCAAAGGGCACAACCGTTCTCACATGGGAGTCGGACCAGGAATGCCCTATCCCTGCAACATGTGTCCTTACACGAGCAACGACAAGGGCACTCTTGTGCGCCACCTCAGATCCCACAACGGCGATCGCCCCTTCGAATGTTCCCTGTGCAACTTCGCTTTCACTACGAAAGCGAATTGCGAGAGGCACGTGAGAAATCGCCACGGTAAGGTTTCCCGAGAAGAGATTAAAAGcgttattatttatcatccgAGCGAGGACAGCACCAACGATTCTGGATCGCTCGACCGATCGGAATCCCGTCGCGAAGACGCTCGCAAGTCCCTCGTATATCCGCCTTCCGTGACCGATCTCAAAGACGAGACCAGCCAGCGTCGCAAGGACTTTTATCTCGGCCTCCAGTTtggaaacaaacaaaacagCTCTTTCATCTCCGAGAACGCGAGCCAGATTTCCATCGTGCAGTCTCTCCACTACGACAACAGTGAAATGTTCGCCAGAGCTCGAGGCTTCTCCCAGGATAACAACCCCAGAAATATCGACGAGGATCCCGACGAGGACGATTACGACGAGTACGATTACGAGGAAAACGAGAATGACTCGGCCGCCAAATCGGAGAACAGCGTTAAACTCGATTCCAACGTTAATTCGGGATCTTCGGAGGACGACGGAACGGTTTCTCTAGTCAACGATACCAAAACTGCAGCCGcggcagcaacagcagcagcagcagcagcagcgcaCCAAAGAGTACTTCAAACTAGTCCGATCGACTTGAAAAAGAGCAGCAGCGCGAGGTCCTCCAACGCCGCGGTGGCCGGGGACGGTGAGCAGGTCAGAGAGAGTTCAAGCTTTGCAACCGGCGAAGACGCGCCTCTCGATCTTTCCATGGATGTTCTCGATTTGAGTAAAAAATCAAACGGCAATCGAGCCTTTTCGCCGTCTTCGCCGAGCACGGCGACAACGATGCCGAAAAACGAGGCCGAGTTTGGCCGGAATCAGAAAGAATTTTATGACGCGACGAATCAATTCTTGCTGACCCAAGCTTTGCTCAAAGCTGGACAAGCCGGAAACCCGGCAACGTCCCTCGAAGCTCTCTACGCCAACGCTCACATGATTTATCGTAATTTCGGTGGTTTTACAGCGGCCGGAGTCGGCGCTGGTATTTTACCCCCTTATCTCTTCAATCCGCACATGTTCGGTCAAGATTTCGCTATCAAAGATCGTCTGCAGAAGGAATTGGTGCGGGGATTGCAGCTGACCAGCGGCGGCAATCTGGTCGAGCCGCCGATCGGAAATACCGCGTTCGCCGGCGCTTATCCTCCGGGACGAGACGGCACGACCTCACGCCCCGAGCTACCAAACGATTACGGAAAAATGAGCGCGTCCAAATTGTCACCGAAAGTGGCAACGAGCGCGCCGGTGAGAGAAGCCAAAATTGAGAGCCATCCTCAGTCATCGAATTCCGTTAAAATGGTCATAAAAAACGGAGTCCTTATGCCAAAGCAAAAGCAGCGAAGATACCGGACCGAACGACCTTTCACCTGCGAACACTGCTCCGCGAGATTCACACTCCGGAGCAACATGGAAAGACACATAAAGCAACAGCATCCTCAGCACTGGAGCCAAAGACCACGAGGCGGACATTCCACGAGGGGAAGACCGCCCGCGAATCCTCCGAGCCTCTTGTCGAGCTCCAGCAATCATTCGATCAATAATTCCCTGTCTCAGCAGGGCTGCAATATTCTGCCGAAAATCGGAGCTTCCGGAGGACTGAATTACGAAAAACATTCCATTTCGGATCAGGTCAAATACGCGATTCTTGCTCAGCAGCTCAAAGGCAGCAGCAAAACGGAGGAGAACGACACCGAGGAAGAGTTGGTTATCGACGAGGGCGCTCAAGAAAATCGGGACTCCGGGGAAGCCGAAGCTCAGCCCCAGGCGACGAGTCTTCTCCGAGGAAAGCTCGAGGGCACGAGCGGTCCGTACAAGGACAATCCGCGATCTCAGCTCCAGCGAAAATCTTCTGAAGTTGGAAAGCGAAAGGCATTgaacgaggaggaggaggaggaggaggcggaggaggaggaggaggaggagcagcagcagcagcatccgGAGCCGATGGAATTAGAGGACTGTTGCAGGATGGAGATTAAAACGGAGCCGAAGGACGGGGAGGAGCGGGGGGAGACCGAACGGAAGGAGGAAACTCGGGCACCCAATCAGTGCGATGCCCCGGAATCGGCTGTGAAAGTGGAGCAGCAATCGAGCTCGCGCGATTCTCTaaagaacgagagaaacgAGGATCTCGCGAGCGTTTCCGAATTACTGGACAACGCTTCCCAGCAGTATCAACAATTTCAGCCTCAGTACATGAGCGACGAAGAAGGCCTCGTCGCTTCGACCAGCGACTGCAACAATTCCGGCAGCGACGAAAAATCCGATTCCGTTAATTCCGCAAACTCTAACAATTCGCAATCATCGAAAcgcaaaaagaagaaaaagaagaagatgaagaagaaaTCTGCCTATTCCATGGCACCTAACAGAGTCATTTGCCCGTACTGCGAGAGACCCTTCCCCTGGACTTCCTCTTTAAGGAGACACATTCTCACTCACACCGGACAAAAACCTTATCAATGTATGCACTGCTCCCTCCTCTTCACCACCAAGTCAAACTGCGATCGCCACTTGttgcgaaaacacaaaaacaCCGCCAACAAAATTCGTCGGATGAGGAATTCCTCGTCCCCCGAAACCCTCGAACAACCCTCCAACAACAATACGaccaacagcaacaacaacaacatcaCCAACAccatcaacaacaacaataacaacaacaacaacaacaacagctcCAGCAGCGCATTCGCCATGAGAAACGTTCCGGAGAGGCCCTACAAATGCAATCTTTGCCCGAGTTCCACCTTCTCCACTCTCGGCAATCTAAAGAAGCACAAATCCTCGAAACACTCGAGAAACACGGAGCCCAAGTCCCGGGCCGAGTCCCCCGTTACCAGCGAGCCCCGTCACAGCCCGATCACCGCGTCGTGCATCAAACAGAACGACAACAGCGGCTACGAGAGCCAATCCTCGACCAACTCCGAGAACACGGACCGCATCGAAGGGATGGAAAGTTTGGAAAACCCTCGCTCAACCGGGCCTGCCAATCCCGAGGAACCGGAGGCACCGGAAACCCAATTAGCAACGCCGGAAACTACAAACGAGTCGCCCGAAATCCCCAACGAAGACAATCTTGAAAGCAACAATGGCCAGGAGGCTCCCGAGCAACTTTCCAACCCCTCGGAAAATCAGATcgcaaaaaattctgaaaacaaTTTGGCAGCGAACGAAACCGCTAAATCTCGAAGATTGTCCCCGAGGTCCTCGCCCGGACCTACCGACGCTCCATTCAAGTGTCACCTCTGCGACAGCGGCTTCTCCGACCGTCAGGACTGCCTCGAACACATCAGAATCAATCACACACGATCCTACGAAGTTCTCGTCGCCAAAGGCGCACTCGATATGGACATCGAAACTCCTGAGGAACAGCAACAAATGCCACAACCTCCACCAAACTCAACGACTCAACACACCAGCGATGGGGAAGAAAAACGAGGCAGGTTCCCCGACTACAGCAATAGAAAG GTCGTCTGCGCCTTCTGCATGCGTCGTTTTTGGTCAGCGGAGGATTTGCGTCGTCACATGAGAACGCACACAGGTGAGCGGCCATTTTCGTGCGACATATGTTGTCGCCGTTTTACTCTGAAGCATAGTATGTTGCGACATCGTAAAAAGCACGAATCGGTTGATTCGATGATGTACGTGGGTACGAGCGGGGACGAGGAATCGGCTCCGTCGCAGCCCCCGACGATAACGCCTCGTActcagcagcaacaacagcaacagagCATGAACACAACGGTGTGTGACTCGAGGATCCAGGAAAGAATGTCTTTGCCAACGGTGGCAACGGTCGCGACCGGGGACGCCGCACCGAGCGGTTTGATGAGGTTCAATCCTTACGAAAAACTTACGACTCTCACTGGCAAAATGGCCAACGCTCAACAAGCCTTCAGCGAATGTCCTACCGACAcggaaaacgatctcatttccAATCTTCTTGGTATTCGCGATAAGAGCATCATTGACAAAGTTTTGCAAGCATCGGCCGACGACGCCGCCAAATTACTCGGTGTCAACAGACATCACGATTGA
- the peb gene encoding uncharacterized protein peb isoform X2 codes for MDYSTKVKTTTTAATAAAAAGATESEQSDNKIDHRYGSDTHTDAASSPLTSEQQEGGTTYACPACPAVLTTSRDLTNHLRGHNSPRSTDYSGEEDYSCGVCHKVLSSASSLDRHVLVHSGERPFKCKYCDMAFTTNGNMNRHLRTAHGSSPRETTNGYTDSEGSSDSEKSGVKRRRRHVVEQEYNNNEIGKRSSPNLLNQLESPTRFTAKRKRSEMIEEAENPSRKHKIMLGNCRSEIQNGESKSESRAVMHNCPVCGRLDFPTSALLESHLERHHPDFPAKCDPCNLSFKNHRVLNLHKYMKHIENENSSAGNNGRNLRNSVVGFHDLTFVDFSSDKFPAIARAVCEQSLHRPASGEIARFQCDKCLRAFPCRSALDAHEMDCGTAVQAPICCLEDRSSRRDDFFAGLDLQNRAALNEAKEDTSTPEHHHQAKPNPSIAGSSGSSGTPSSSDYHQEEEAQDAFAAEFRRMKLKGEFPCRLCDAVFPNLRALKGHNRSHMGVGPGMPYPCNMCPYTSNDKGTLVRHLRSHNGDRPFECSLCNFAFTTKANCERHVRNRHGKVSREEIKSVIIYHPSEDSTNDSGSLDRSESRREDARKSLVYPPSVTDLKDETSQRRKDFYLGLQFGNKQNSSFISENASQISIVQSLHYDNSEMFARARGFSQDNNPRNIDEDPDEDDYDEYDYEENENDSAAKSENSVKLDSNVNSGSSEDDGTVSLVNDTKTAAAAATAAAAAAAHQRVLQTSPIDLKKSSSARSSNAAVAGDGEQVRESSSFATGEDAPLDLSMDVLDLSKKSNGNRAFSPSSPSTATTMPKNEAEFGRNQKEFYDATNQFLLTQALLKAGQAGNPATSLEALYANAHMIYRNFGGFTAAGVGAGILPPYLFNPHMFGQDFAIKDRLQKELVRGLQLTSGGNLVEPPIGNTAFAGAYPPGRDGTTSRPELPNDYGKMSASKLSPKVATSAPVREAKIESHPQSSNSVKMVIKNGVLMPKQKQRRYRTERPFTCEHCSARFTLRSNMERHIKQQHPQHWSQRPRGGHSTRGRPPANPPSLLSSSSNHSINNSLSQQGCNILPKIGASGGLNYEKHSISDQVKYAILAQQLKGSSKTEENDTEEELVIDEGAQENRDSGEAEAQPQATSLLRGKLEGTSGPYKDNPRSQLQRKSSEVGKRKALNEEEEEEEAEEEEEEEQQQQHPEPMELEDCCRMEIKTEPKDGEERGETERKEETRAPNQCDAPESAVKVEQQSSSRDSLKNERNEDLASVSELLDNASQQYQQFQPQYMSDEEGLVASTSDCNNSGSDEKSDSVNSANSNNSQSSKRKKKKKKKMKKKSAYSMAPNRVICPYCERPFPWTSSLRRHILTHTGQKPYQCMHCSLLFTTKSNCDRHLLRKHKNTANKIRRMRNSSSPETLEQPSNNNTTNSNNNNITNTINNNNNNNNNNNSSSSAFAMRNVPERPYKCNLCPSSTFSTLGNLKKHKSSKHSRNTEPKSRAESPVTSEPRHSPITASCIKQNDNSGYESQSSTNSENTDRIEGMESLENPRSTGPANPEEPEAPETQLATPETTNESPEIPNEDNLESNNGQEAPEQLSNPSENQIAKNSENNLAANETAKSRRLSPRSSPGPTDAPFKCHLCDSGFSDRQDCLEHIRINHTRSYEVLVAKGALDMDIETPEEQQQMPQPPPNSTTQHTSDGEEKRGRFPDYSNRKVVCAFCMRRFWSAEDLRRHMRTHTGERPFSCDICCRRFTLKHSMLRHRKKHESVDSMMYVGTSGDEESAPSQPPTITPRTQQQQQQQSMNTTVCDSRIQERMSLPTVATVATGDAAPSGLMRFNPYEKLTTLTGKMANAQQAFSECPTDTENDLISNLLGIRDKSIIDKVLQASADDAAKLLGVNRHHD; via the exons ACGTCGGAGCAACAGGAGGGAGGAACAACGTACGCTTGCCCGGCGTGCCCGGCAGTGCTGACAACGTCGCGAGACTTGACGAACCATTTGCGAGGGCACAATTCACCGCGGAGCACAGATTACAGTGGCGAGGAGGATTATTCGTGCGGGGTTTGTCACAAGGTGCTGAGCTCGGCGAGCTCGTTGGACCGGCACGTGCTGGTGCATTCGGGAGAGCGTCCGTTCAAGTGCAAATATTGCGACATGGCGTTCACGACGAACGGTAACATGAACAGGCACTTGAGAACGGCGCACGGTTCGTCACCGAGAGAGACGACGAACGGATACACGGACTCGGAGGGGAGCAGCGACTCGGAAAAGTCGGGAGTAAAGCGCCGACGACGTCACGTCGTCGAGCAGGAATACAACAACAACGAAATCGGTAAGAGAAGCTCCCCTAATTTGTTGAATCAGTTGGAATCCCCGACGCGATTCACGGCCAAGAGAAAGCGCTCGGAGATGATCGAGGAGGCTGAAAATCCTTCGAGAAAGCATAAAATAATGTTGGGCAATTGCCGAAGCGAGATACAAAACGGGGAGAGCAAGAGCGAGTCCCGGGCGGTGATGCACAACTGTCCGGTCTGCGGGAGACTCGATTTCCCGACGAGCGCCCTCTTGGAATCGCATTTGGAACGTCACCATCCGGACTTCCCGGCGAAATGCGATCCCTGCAATCTCTCGTTCAAAAATCACCGAGTTCTCAACCTCCACAAGTACATGAAACACATAGAGAACGAGAACTCGTCGGCGGGTAACAACGGCAGAAATTTGAGAAACTCGGTCGTCGGTTTCCACGATTTGACTTTCGTGGACTTTTCGTCAGATAAATTTCCGGCGATTGCGCGAGCCGTCTGCGAGCAATCGTTGCACCGACCAGCCTCCGGCGAGATCGCGAGATTTCAGTGCGACAAATGCCTCAGAGCGTTTCCCTGTCGCTCGGCACTGGACGCCCACGAAATGGACTGCGGCACGGCGGTCCAAGCGCCGATTTGCTGTTTGGAGGATCGCTCATCGAGGAGGGACGACTTCTTCGCTGGTTTGGACCTCCAGAACAGAGCTGCCCTCAACGAGGCGAAGGAGG ATACGAGCACTCCGGAACACCATCACCAGGCAAAACCGAACCCGAGCATCGCCGGCTCCTCCGGATCTTCCGGGACACCGTCTTCCTCGGATTACCACCAAGAAGAGGAGGCCCAGGACGCCTTCGCCGCGGAGTTTCGCCGTATGAAGCTCAAAGGAGAATTTCCTTGTCGCTTGTGCGACGCGGTATTTCCAAACTTGCGGGCGCTCAAAGGGCACAACCGTTCTCACATGGGAGTCGGACCAGGAATGCCCTATCCCTGCAACATGTGTCCTTACACGAGCAACGACAAGGGCACTCTTGTGCGCCACCTCAGATCCCACAACGGCGATCGCCCCTTCGAATGTTCCCTGTGCAACTTCGCTTTCACTACGAAAGCGAATTGCGAGAGGCACGTGAGAAATCGCCACGGTAAGGTTTCCCGAGAAGAGATTAAAAGcgttattatttatcatccgAGCGAGGACAGCACCAACGATTCTGGATCGCTCGACCGATCGGAATCCCGTCGCGAAGACGCTCGCAAGTCCCTCGTATATCCGCCTTCCGTGACCGATCTCAAAGACGAGACCAGCCAGCGTCGCAAGGACTTTTATCTCGGCCTCCAGTTtggaaacaaacaaaacagCTCTTTCATCTCCGAGAACGCGAGCCAGATTTCCATCGTGCAGTCTCTCCACTACGACAACAGTGAAATGTTCGCCAGAGCTCGAGGCTTCTCCCAGGATAACAACCCCAGAAATATCGACGAGGATCCCGACGAGGACGATTACGACGAGTACGATTACGAGGAAAACGAGAATGACTCGGCCGCCAAATCGGAGAACAGCGTTAAACTCGATTCCAACGTTAATTCGGGATCTTCGGAGGACGACGGAACGGTTTCTCTAGTCAACGATACCAAAACTGCAGCCGcggcagcaacagcagcagcagcagcagcagcgcaCCAAAGAGTACTTCAAACTAGTCCGATCGACTTGAAAAAGAGCAGCAGCGCGAGGTCCTCCAACGCCGCGGTGGCCGGGGACGGTGAGCAGGTCAGAGAGAGTTCAAGCTTTGCAACCGGCGAAGACGCGCCTCTCGATCTTTCCATGGATGTTCTCGATTTGAGTAAAAAATCAAACGGCAATCGAGCCTTTTCGCCGTCTTCGCCGAGCACGGCGACAACGATGCCGAAAAACGAGGCCGAGTTTGGCCGGAATCAGAAAGAATTTTATGACGCGACGAATCAATTCTTGCTGACCCAAGCTTTGCTCAAAGCTGGACAAGCCGGAAACCCGGCAACGTCCCTCGAAGCTCTCTACGCCAACGCTCACATGATTTATCGTAATTTCGGTGGTTTTACAGCGGCCGGAGTCGGCGCTGGTATTTTACCCCCTTATCTCTTCAATCCGCACATGTTCGGTCAAGATTTCGCTATCAAAGATCGTCTGCAGAAGGAATTGGTGCGGGGATTGCAGCTGACCAGCGGCGGCAATCTGGTCGAGCCGCCGATCGGAAATACCGCGTTCGCCGGCGCTTATCCTCCGGGACGAGACGGCACGACCTCACGCCCCGAGCTACCAAACGATTACGGAAAAATGAGCGCGTCCAAATTGTCACCGAAAGTGGCAACGAGCGCGCCGGTGAGAGAAGCCAAAATTGAGAGCCATCCTCAGTCATCGAATTCCGTTAAAATGGTCATAAAAAACGGAGTCCTTATGCCAAAGCAAAAGCAGCGAAGATACCGGACCGAACGACCTTTCACCTGCGAACACTGCTCCGCGAGATTCACACTCCGGAGCAACATGGAAAGACACATAAAGCAACAGCATCCTCAGCACTGGAGCCAAAGACCACGAGGCGGACATTCCACGAGGGGAAGACCGCCCGCGAATCCTCCGAGCCTCTTGTCGAGCTCCAGCAATCATTCGATCAATAATTCCCTGTCTCAGCAGGGCTGCAATATTCTGCCGAAAATCGGAGCTTCCGGAGGACTGAATTACGAAAAACATTCCATTTCGGATCAGGTCAAATACGCGATTCTTGCTCAGCAGCTCAAAGGCAGCAGCAAAACGGAGGAGAACGACACCGAGGAAGAGTTGGTTATCGACGAGGGCGCTCAAGAAAATCGGGACTCCGGGGAAGCCGAAGCTCAGCCCCAGGCGACGAGTCTTCTCCGAGGAAAGCTCGAGGGCACGAGCGGTCCGTACAAGGACAATCCGCGATCTCAGCTCCAGCGAAAATCTTCTGAAGTTGGAAAGCGAAAGGCATTgaacgaggaggaggaggaggaggaggcggaggaggaggaggaggaggagcagcagcagcagcatccgGAGCCGATGGAATTAGAGGACTGTTGCAGGATGGAGATTAAAACGGAGCCGAAGGACGGGGAGGAGCGGGGGGAGACCGAACGGAAGGAGGAAACTCGGGCACCCAATCAGTGCGATGCCCCGGAATCGGCTGTGAAAGTGGAGCAGCAATCGAGCTCGCGCGATTCTCTaaagaacgagagaaacgAGGATCTCGCGAGCGTTTCCGAATTACTGGACAACGCTTCCCAGCAGTATCAACAATTTCAGCCTCAGTACATGAGCGACGAAGAAGGCCTCGTCGCTTCGACCAGCGACTGCAACAATTCCGGCAGCGACGAAAAATCCGATTCCGTTAATTCCGCAAACTCTAACAATTCGCAATCATCGAAAcgcaaaaagaagaaaaagaagaagatgaagaagaaaTCTGCCTATTCCATGGCACCTAACAGAGTCATTTGCCCGTACTGCGAGAGACCCTTCCCCTGGACTTCCTCTTTAAGGAGACACATTCTCACTCACACCGGACAAAAACCTTATCAATGTATGCACTGCTCCCTCCTCTTCACCACCAAGTCAAACTGCGATCGCCACTTGttgcgaaaacacaaaaacaCCGCCAACAAAATTCGTCGGATGAGGAATTCCTCGTCCCCCGAAACCCTCGAACAACCCTCCAACAACAATACGaccaacagcaacaacaacaacatcaCCAACAccatcaacaacaacaataacaacaacaacaacaacaacagctcCAGCAGCGCATTCGCCATGAGAAACGTTCCGGAGAGGCCCTACAAATGCAATCTTTGCCCGAGTTCCACCTTCTCCACTCTCGGCAATCTAAAGAAGCACAAATCCTCGAAACACTCGAGAAACACGGAGCCCAAGTCCCGGGCCGAGTCCCCCGTTACCAGCGAGCCCCGTCACAGCCCGATCACCGCGTCGTGCATCAAACAGAACGACAACAGCGGCTACGAGAGCCAATCCTCGACCAACTCCGAGAACACGGACCGCATCGAAGGGATGGAAAGTTTGGAAAACCCTCGCTCAACCGGGCCTGCCAATCCCGAGGAACCGGAGGCACCGGAAACCCAATTAGCAACGCCGGAAACTACAAACGAGTCGCCCGAAATCCCCAACGAAGACAATCTTGAAAGCAACAATGGCCAGGAGGCTCCCGAGCAACTTTCCAACCCCTCGGAAAATCAGATcgcaaaaaattctgaaaacaaTTTGGCAGCGAACGAAACCGCTAAATCTCGAAGATTGTCCCCGAGGTCCTCGCCCGGACCTACCGACGCTCCATTCAAGTGTCACCTCTGCGACAGCGGCTTCTCCGACCGTCAGGACTGCCTCGAACACATCAGAATCAATCACACACGATCCTACGAAGTTCTCGTCGCCAAAGGCGCACTCGATATGGACATCGAAACTCCTGAGGAACAGCAACAAATGCCACAACCTCCACCAAACTCAACGACTCAACACACCAGCGATGGGGAAGAAAAACGAGGCAGGTTCCCCGACTACAGCAATAGAAAG GTCGTCTGCGCCTTCTGCATGCGTCGTTTTTGGTCAGCGGAGGATTTGCGTCGTCACATGAGAACGCACACAGGTGAGCGGCCATTTTCGTGCGACATATGTTGTCGCCGTTTTACTCTGAAGCATAGTATGTTGCGACATCGTAAAAAGCACGAATCGGTTGATTCGATGATGTACGTGGGTACGAGCGGGGACGAGGAATCGGCTCCGTCGCAGCCCCCGACGATAACGCCTCGTActcagcagcaacaacagcaacagagCATGAACACAACGGTGTGTGACTCGAGGATCCAGGAAAGAATGTCTTTGCCAACGGTGGCAACGGTCGCGACCGGGGACGCCGCACCGAGCGGTTTGATGAGGTTCAATCCTTACGAAAAACTTACGACTCTCACTGGCAAAATGGCCAACGCTCAACAAGCCTTCAGCGAATGTCCTACCGACAcggaaaacgatctcatttccAATCTTCTTGGTATTCGCGATAAGAGCATCATTGACAAAGTTTTGCAAGCATCGGCCGACGACGCCGCCAAATTACTCGGTGTCAACAGACATCACGATTGA